CAGCGACGAACAGCGATCCCATTATCTGCCGCGCATCCTCTCTGCCGAGGACGTCTGGTGCCAGGGCTTCAGCGAGCCCGAAGCCGGAAGTGATCTCGCCTCTCTGAAGACGAGAGCCATGATCGACGGTGACGAGCTGGTGATCAGCGGGCAGAAGGTGTGGACGTCAAAGGCGCAGTACGCCAACAAGATCTATCTGCTCGTTCGAACGGATCCGGCCGCCCCGCCACACGAGGGGATCAGCTATGTGCTGGCCGACCTGGCGGTCGAGGGTATCGAGGTGCGTCCCATTCGCCAGATCACCGGCGACGCCGAGTTCAACGAGATCTTCTTCGACAGCGTCCGGGTGCCGCTCGCCGGCGTTCTCGGCCCGTTGAACGAAGGGTGGCGGGTCGCGAAGTCAACGCTTGGCTACGAGCGAGTGGGCCAGAGCCGTACGCACCGAATCGAGCGCCGCCTGGCCATTCTGACATCGATGGCCAGGGAGCCGAATGCGCTCAGCGACAACGGGTTGGACGACGAATACGTAGCCGACCAGCTGGTGCGCTTCACAGCTCAGGTGGAAGCGCTACGCCAGATCGCCGCTCAGGCGACCGCCGCAGGCGTACGTGGGGTGAGCCCAGGACCCGAGGCCTCAGTCGCCAAACTGTTGACCTCGGAGGTCGACCAGGCGATGGCGAACTTCGGACTTGATCTCGCCGGTCCGGCGGGCACGCTGTTGGCTGGTTCCCCCGGTGCAGCGAAGAAGGGCAACGTCGCCAAGAGCTATCTGCTGATGCGCGCTGCGACGTTCGGAGCCGGGACGTCCGAGATACAGCGGAATGTCATCGCCGAGAAAATATTGGGACTGCCCCGTGACCCGTGACCGTGAACTGTCCTTGACCGAGATGGCCGACTCGGCGGCGGAGCTCAGCGAGCTGCGCACCACCGCGGATGACATCTTGAGTCACGCGTGGACGGTCGAGCGCACCCGCAGCCTCCTCGACGGTCCCGAACCGGCTTTCGACAAGGACCTATGGAAAACGATCGTCGAACTGGGCTGGCCCGATGTGCTGGTTTCCGAGCCCCGCGGCGGTGGCGGCGCGGGGGTACGTGAACTGTGCGTACTCACCGAGGCGGCCGGCGCGATTACCCTGCCGGTTCCACTGGCCTCAGTCGCATCCGCGGCGTGGTGCGCAGACCGCTGCGTCGAGGGCATCACGCTCGTTCTCGAGGACGTGGGCGCGACACTGCGCGACGGCAAAGTCACCGGAACCTGGCCGCTGGTGCCGTTCGGTGCGGTAGCCGAACGACTGATCGTCATCGCCATGAGCGACGGAGAACCCGTGTTGGGCATCGTCGACGCGGACGGCGGCGGTGTGCAGCGGACGCCACAACTACCGCTTGACCTCAATCCCGCCAGCAGCATCAATCTCGCTGAAGCGGAGCTGCTGCAGATCAGCTCAGGACCCGATGCCGCCGACCGCCACCGCAATGCGCTGATGCGCGACCGGCTCGCCACGATTGCGGAAGTCATCGGGATCGCTTCGGCCGCCAACGACGCCGCGGTCGAATACGCGAAAGTGCGGACTACTTTCGGTCGACCGATCGGATCCCGGCAGGCGATAAAACACCGTCTCGTTGACCAGCACTCGGTGGTCGAAGTCGCTCGCGCACTGGTGAATCGGGCCGCCGACGCCTGCGAACTCGACCATCCCGACGCCGAAGCACTGGTGTCATTGGCCGCGTTCTGGGCGGTCGACTCACTGCGGCGGGTACCCGAAGGAGCTACCCAGGTGTTCGGCGGAATCGCCTACACCTGGGAGCACGACGCGCACGTCTACCTGCGACGCGCAGCATGCCGCACCGCAGACCTGGGCTCGCGCTCACTTCACCGCTCAATCGTCGCTCGCTGGCTCGACTCAAGAATTTCGACTAACCGAAGTCCATGATGAGGTGGGTGAGTGTCGACTCGGCGAGCGCCCAGCGTCCGTCGGTGCGAACCCAACGATCGTGATAGTGCCCGAAAGCCGTCAACGACGTCCCGTTGTCCCAAAGAACACGCTCCTGCACAGGCCAAATGGCTAGGGCTTCATCCCCAGAGATCTCGACTTCTGGGATGTGGACCTGATGCACGGTTCGGGCGCCTGCCACTGATTCCCTGATCGCGGCGATGACCTCGTCGCGGCCCACGATGGCTTCGATGTCCGGGTTACCGTCACTGAGATCGAGTCTGACGTCCGGCGCGAGCACTGTGGCGAACGCTTCCCAATTCTTGGTATCCAGTGTCCTGCAGTATTTCGCCTTGGCTTGATAGAGCTCCTGGATGACCATCAGAGCTGTGTCGCCACTCATGTGACCGCGAGTTCCAGCCGCTCGAGACGACGCACCAAGATGCTCGGGAGCCAACGCCCCACCGCGGCAGGCTCGATCCATTCGGTCTGTTCCAAGAGCAGCTCTAAGACGATGTGGGCTTCGAGGCGAGCGAGCGCTGCTCCGACACAGAAGTGCGCACCCTTACCGAAGGTGATGTGGCCTTTCCCTTTCGGGCGATCCAGTCGGAACTCATCGGGGCTGTCGAATTGCGAAGGATCGCGGTTGGCCGCGCCCCACAACAAGAACAAGCGACTCCCGGCCGCCAGTTCGACGCCGCCAAGGGTGGTGTCCTCGACCACGTGCCGATAGTGTCCCCGGAAGGGCGGCTCGAATCTCAAGGACTCTTCGATGAATGCGCCCAGCAAGGCCGGATCAGCACGAAGCTGACGCTGGATGTCAGGGTGCGTTGCCAAAATCCAGACGGCGCTGCCCAGCAGCGACGCCGTCGACTCACCGCCGGCGCTGAACAGGGTCAACATGATCACCCGGGCGGTGTTGTCGTCGAGCGCTCCCGACCCGCACGCGGTGGCGAGGTCGCCAAGCAGGTTGTCACCCGGGTCGCTGGCTGCTTGCGCGAAGTACTCGCTGATGTAGACGCTCAGCTCGATTGCCGCATTGCCGGCTGCTGCGAGACCATCGGCGTCGATCAGTCCGTCGAGTAATTGCGTTGTGGCATAACCCGACTTGATGAGCATGTCGACATCGTCGTCGGGAACACCAATCAGCCTGGCTACCACCATCATGGGGAGGCGGTTGGCCATCGCACTCATCCACTCGATCCGCCCGTCGGTCCTTCCGGCACGCCAGAGGCGTGCAGCGGTATCGGCGACGAATCGCTCTGTCGCGCGGATGCGTTTGGCGGCGAGTTGGGGAACAAGCATCTTCCGATGGACGGCGTGAATCGGGTCGTCCGCAGTCGCGAGAACATGGGATGCACCCCCGAATCCCTCCATTTCGAATGCGCCCACCCCGTTCTCAGGGGTATAGGTCATCGTGGCGGTCAGATTTGATGAGAAGTCGTCGGGGCGTCCAATGACTTCATTGATTGCCTCCCAGCCGTAGACCGCGTAGAACTCTGAGCCGGCGACCTGCTGAACCGGGCCACGTTCGCGCATTCGCGCGTAGTACGGATAGGGGTCTTGGATCGTGGTGTCGCTGAAGAACTCGACGCCCGAAACGTCCGGATCGACGGTCACTGACTTCGCTCCCTCGCTGTAGAGGCGATCAGCGGTAATCGAGCGTGACCGGCAGCCGATCGTAAGTGTGCACCAGGGCGGACGGCCGCAACGAGCCCTCTCCCGTCACGCGAATTCCCTTGGCGCGCTTGATCACCTCGTCTAGGACGAACCGCGCCTCGCGACGTGCCAGTGCTGCCCCCATACAGAAGTGCTCACCCACGCCGAAACCGAGATGCCCCGCAGCGTCCTGGCGATGGACATCGAATTCCTCGGCAGTCGGTCCCCAATGGTCAACGTCCCGGTTGGCGGATGCGTAGGCGAGAAGAAGCCCGTCGCCTTCTCGAATCGTGGCGCCACGCAGTTCGACGTCTTGTGCCGCTTGGCGCGCCATGCTCATCACGGGCGTCCACCAGCGCAGCACCTCCTCGACCGCATTATTGCCGACCTCGGGATCCGCGAACGCTTGTTCCGCCTGATCGGGATGCATGTCGAAACACGCGGCAATACCAGCGATCAGACTTTGCGTCGTTTCACTGCCCGCCGCCAATAGCGTCAGCGCGTAGGTCATCACCTGGATCTCGTTGAGCGGCTCGGAGTCGATGCGCACCTGCGAGAGCATCGAGAGCAGATCATCGGTCGGATCCTTGGCACGCTCGGCAACCAGTGCCATCAAATAGGGGGCGACCTCACCGAAGATCAGCTCCATGTCACCATCGTCGGCGACGCCGCTACCGACCTTCGCGATCGTCGTGGCCCACCCCGCCACCTTTGGCCAGTCGGCTTCAGGCACGCCCAACAGATAGGCGAAGACATACACCGGGAACGGTTCAGCGACGTGTTCGATCCAGTCGAATTCGCCGTCGGGAAGGCCGTCGAAGATGGTGGCGATCACCTCACGCACGCGCGCCTCGAGTTTCGCGACGGCACCCGGCGTGAAGCGGACCCCGATTGCCTTGCGATGTGCGCGGTGTTCGGGCGGATCCATGAACAGGATTCCGCGAGCGCCGTAGCCCTGAGGATCGCGGCCCTCCCGACGCGCGACAAGGTCCATCATGATGGCGATACGCTCGGACTTGAACTTCTCTGGACGCGCCGAGATGGTCTTGATGTCGTCGTACTTCGTCACGACCCAGAACTGCCCCTGCTCGTACCAGTGCACCGGGTCGGTGTCACGCAGTTGCGCAAACGTCGCATTCGGATCGCCCAGATAGAACGAGGCATCATCGAAGCGGGCGTCAGAGGGTGCCGAAGTTATCGCCATGACTCTGAACAATAGAACACAATATGTGAATGTGTGAAGACTGGCTGCACATGACGCAGTTGGACATCAATAGAACGAATGTTGTTCAATTGTACAAATGAGCCATGCCGCACTCAGTAGCTGACGAAGGGTGACCGACGCCGTGCCCTCCTCAGGATTCTTGTCAGGTGTGCGTGTACTGCAGCTCGGCGACGGTATCGCGGGGTCATCGGCCGCGGCCCTACTGGCCAGCCTCGGCGCCGACGTGGCGCGCCGTCCCCTGTCGGCAGCGCACCGCGTGGGGCCCCGGATCGACACTTCTTCGGGTCCACAGACCGCCGTCGACCTGGTCCTCGATCGGCAAAAGCGGTTGTTGCGATCCGACGAGAAACCCGACCTCGGCGACTACGACATCGTCATCAACGACGGCGCAAGCGAACAGCCCACACCCGTCGAGGGGGTCGTCGTCAACCTCACACCCTTCGGCATGGACGGACGCCATCGCAATCGGCCGGGCGGCGAGATCGTCGCGCAGGCTAGCGGCGGTCTGCTGGCCACAATCGAGGACGCCGACGGTAATCCGGTACCTGCGCCGGGATACGTCGCATCGAAATCCGTGGGCGCAGTTGCGGCGTTGGCGGCACTGCACGGATTGGACCGGCACAACCGCAGCGGCGGCGCCGTCGTGGTCGACGTTTCGGCGCAGGAGGCGGTGATCTTCACCGCTGCGCTCCCCGAGTGCGCCCACACCATGTACCGGTGTCCCGGCCGCGCCGGCAGCGGACGTTACCTGGCGCCCTCGGGCGTCTTCGAATGCCAGGACGGACTCGTCCGCATCACTGCCGTGGAGAATCACCAGTGGCAACAGTTGAGAAAGACCATCGGCGATCCTGAATGGGCGGCGGGCCTCGACGAACGATCCGCGCGAATCGAGCATGCCGATCTGATCAACGCGCGGGTCACCGAGTGGACGAGAAATCAGAACAAGTCGGACTGCGCCGCGCTGTTGCAGGCCAACGGCGTCCCCTCCACCCCGGTCAACCATCCGGGCGAACTGTTGAACTCGCCGCAGCTTGCCCACCGCTCGTCGCTGCAGAACGCACGAATCGACGACCGCGATGTCACCGTGCTCGGCCCGCCGTGGACCGTGACACCGGGTCGCCCGGGGACCGGCCGCGGCACCGGCATCGCCGGACTTCGCATCGCCGAACTCACCCACGTGCTCGCCGGGCCCATCGTCGGGGCGTTGCTCGGGGGGATGGGCGCAACGGTCGTTCGGCTCGAGGATCCCGACCGGTTGGACATTTACCGCCGCAGCGGCCCGTTCGCCGACGGGGTCGCCGGCCCCGAGCGCGGCGCGTACTACGCCGTGGCCAACCACTCGAAGCAGAGCGTGCTGCTCGACCCGGAGCACATTGGCGCCGATGTCGCCGCGATACTGGCCGACTCCGACGTCCTCATCGAGAATGTCGGATCGTCTCGGTTGAAGCGCCTCGGCGTGGATCCTGCGGAACTCGCGGACACCGGCCGATTGACTCTTCGCGTGTCCGGATTCGGCTCCGATGGACCACTGGCTGGATATCGGGTGTACGCCAACAACGTTCAGGGCTACGGCGGTCTGGCGGCGCTGAGCACCACCGCCGACGGGTCGCCGGCTCGGTTGGGTACCGTTCTGGCCGATCCGCTGTCCTCGGTCGTCGGAGCATTGGTGATCGCGGCATGGGCGCTGGACCGAAATCGATCCGGCGGGGCGGTGATCGATCTGTCCATGGCCGAAGTGGTCGCGTCGACGATTGCGGAGTACGTCGCCGCCGCGTCGACAGAGCAGACGCCTTCGGCCGTCGACGTTCACCGGTTTGTCCACCGCTCGACCGACGACCACTGGGTCGCGGTCGAACTAGCCGGAACGCAATGCGAAGCCGACAGCACCGAGTTCGTCCGCGCCCTGATCGCCACCAATCGGGCCGACGACGCGGCGCTGAAGCTTCAGGGCGCGGGCATTTCGGCTGCCGTGGTCCGAAGCGGCGGCGAACTGGTGAACGACGGCCACCTCAACGAGCGCGGCTTCTTCCCCGAAATCGCCCATCCGGATCCCGATCTGAGAACGGCACGACTGGTTGGACTCCCCTGGCGGTTCGCCGGCGAAGGTCCGCTTCCGTTGAGTCCGCCGCCCGCGCTGGGGAGTTCGAACGCCCTCTACGAGAGGAACACCGATGCCGATGTCACCGCCTGATCGCCCGGCGACCGTGTGGTCGTCGACGTTCATTCCCTCGAAGTCACCCCTGCCCGGCTTCGGCGCCGAGGGTTACAGCGTGGCGTGGGTCGACAGCGGCACCGAACGACTTCAAGTGGTCGTGGACGGCGCCCGACCATCGCCTGGGACGAAGGGACGGTTGGTGGATCGCATCTTTGACGATCAGACCGTCGAGATGTTCATGGCGGATGACCGATGACCGGCGTTCATCTCGCCGGTGTCGGCGTCACCGAGTTCGGAAAACACCGTGACGTCCCGCTGATCGAACTTGGCGTCACAGCGGCACGGCAAGCCCTGCAGGACTCCGGCCTTGACTACACCGACATCGGTGAGGTGTTCACGGCCTCGTCACTAGCTGGACCGCAGACCGGTATCAAGGTTGCACTCGAGTTGGGACGCACCGGGATTCCGGTTACCGCAACCGAAAGCGCCTCGGCGAGCGGCCTGGTCGCGCTCCGGCACGCGATCTCCGCAGTCACCTCAGGCCGAAGCGAGGCCGCCCTCGCTATCGGCTACGAGAAGACGACCGCCTTGGAGCCAGGTGGTGTGGTACCCGCGGCTGTTGGGTTCTGGGACCGCTTTCCCGCACAGACGCACTACGCCATCGAGGCGGCCCGATGGCTGTACGACGCCCGCTGTGGACCCGAGGTGATCGCCGCTGTGGCCGCGAAGTCCTACAACCAGGCCCGGTTGAATCCGCTTGCAGTACGACGGGACTCCGGTCCGGTGACCGTGGACGACGTGCTGGCCGCCCGGATGGTGGCGGAGCCGCTGACGAAGATGATGTGTCACGCCTCGGTGGACGGCGCCGCCGCCATTGTCGTGACACGCGAACCACGTCCGCGATCGGTCTCGGTGTTGGCGGTCGAACAGACCAGTTGGCCAACCGATCCGTCGTGGCCGCTCCTCGGGCCCGTCGTGGGCCCGCCGTCGCAACTGACGCTGACCGCCGAGAGGGCATACACCACCGCAGGCATCAAACCGACAGATATCGGGGTGATTTCACTGCACGACATGTGCGCCAGCGAGGAAATCACCGCACTCATCGCCATGGGGTTGGCCGATTCCGCCGGAGTTGCCGCACTCGCCCAGACCGGTGGTCTCGCGCACGACGGAACGCTGCCGACCAACACCGACGGTGGCTGCATCGCCCGCGGCCACGCCTTTGGAGCGACCGGCCTGGCTCAGGCCGCAGAAGTCGTCACCCAACTTCGCGGCGAGGCCGGAGCGAGGCAGGTGGCACAGCCAAAAGTCGGGATGGCTCAAGCTGTCGGCGGCGGCGGCTCCTGTGTCGTGGCGCTGATGCGCGCCTGAACTGGCGATTTCTACGCGATCGCGCCACTCTCTTTCAGCGCGAGGATCCGGTCCCAGTCACCGCCGAGATCCAAGATGAGTTGCTCTGTGTCGGCAGCGAATTCGGGCATCGGCGCCAACGCCAGCGGTGTCTCGTCGAAGAGCACGGGGCTTGCCACAAGATCGAAGCTCGCTCCCTGGTCATCCACCGTGACGATGTTGCCGTTCGCACGCACCTGCGGGTCGGCGGCCACCTCGGCGGTGGTCTGCACCGGTGCCCACTGTCCGTCGAAACCCTCCAGGGCGACCCGCCAATGAGCTAGCGGCTGAGCGCCGATCGTCGCACGCAACACCTCTATCGCGTCTGCACCGTTGGCAGCGAGCAGCTGGTGGGTCGCAAAGCGTTCATCCTCGGCCAGTTCAGGGACGCCCACCCGGCGACAGAACTCAGCGAAGTAGCGGAATCCCTGCAGCATGGACAGCCCCAGGAACCGGCCGTCTGCGGTTCGATAGAACCCGACCAATGGGTTGTTCGGGGTGACGTTGGCTCCCGCAGGATTGGTCTGCCACGGTTGACCACTCACCAACGCGGCGTTGATGGCCACGCCGGACGCCCACACACCCACTCCCAAAAGCGAGATATCCACCACACGAGCATGACCCGTGCGCTCCCGTTCGAAGAGCGCGGCGGCGATACCGCCGGCGATCGTCATTCCCCCGATCGAATCCCCGTACGCGGGTCCCGGTTGTGGAACCACCCCGTCAATGTCGCAGGGCGTCGAACCGGCGGCGCCCGCGGCCCGGCTCCAAAATCCCGTCATGTCGTAGCCGCCGGTCCCAGCGTCAGGCCCCAGCGGCCCGTAGGCGCTACCGCGCGCATACACGATGTCGGGATTGGCGGCCCGCAGATCGTCGACGTCGATCCGCAGTTTCTTCCTGGCGTCCGGCAAGAAGTTGGTGAGGAACACATCACTGGTCTTGGCAATGTCCATCAGCAGCTCATGCCCGTCCGGCGTCGCCATGTCCAATGCGACCGAGCGTTTCCCGCGGTTTGCGTGCTCCATCACCGGGTTCCGCTCACCCTCGATGGTAATGTGCCCGAGCTGACGCAGGCCGCGTTGGGAGTCGCCGGTCTGCGGATGCTCGATCTTGACCACGTCCGCGCCCCAGTCCGCCAGCACTGCACCGGCAGCGGGCACGAACGTCCACTGCGCGACTTCGAGTACCCGTACGCCCGACATGGGTCCGCTCATCGATTCCCCTCGTACCTTCGTTGATCGCTATCGTGTCAGCGGCGATTCAGCGTCACCGGCAGCAGATCGAAATTGTTGTTCAGCGCCGATGGCCTGGGAACGCGTTCTCCGGTGACTTCAATGCCGCTGGCGCGCTTGACGATTTCGTCAAGCGTCAGTCGCGCCTCTCTGCGGGCGAGTGCAGCGCCCATGCAGAAGTGTTCGCCGACTCCGAAGCCGAGATGGCTCGGCGCGTCCTTGCGTCGGATGTCGAACTGATCGGCCGTTTCACCAAAGTGCTCCGTGTCGCGGTTCGCTGAACCGTAGGCGAGCAGCACTCCATCACCCTCCCGGATCACCTTGCCGCGCAACTCCACATCGTGGGTGGCTTGTCTCGCCATGCTGCGTACCGGTGTCCAATAGCGAAGGACTTCTTCGATAGCGTTGTCCACCAGCGAAGGATCGTCGAACAGAGCTCGCGCCTGGTCCGGATGACTTGCCAGGCACTCGGCGATACCCGCGATCAGACTCTGGGTGGTTTCGCTACCGGCCGCCAGCAGCGTGAGCGCATACACCATGATCTGCAGGTCGTCGAACGGTACCCCGTCGATCTCACCCAACGTGGCGAGCATCGTCATCAGGTCGTCATCGACCGGGTTCTGAGCCTTCTCCTTGGCGATGTCCAGGAGATACGGACCGATCTCGGTCATGATGACATCGAAATCCGCCTGGGTTGCCGCTCCACTTCCGGAGCGTGAGATCGCCGTCGACCATCCGGCCACTTTCGGCCAGTCGGCCTCGGGTACGCCGAGGAGATAGGCGAAAACGTAGACAGGTATCGGCTCCGCGACGTGTGCTATCCAGTCGAACTCCCCGTCAGGCAATGCGTCGAAGACCTCGTTGACGACCTGTTTTACCCGCTCTTCTGCCCTGGCGACCGCCGCCGGGGTGAAGCGACCCTGGAATGTTCGTCGATGAGCCCGATGGACCGGCGGATCGAGGAACATGATTCCTCTGTTCCGGTAGCCCTGCGGTTCGACTCCCTGCTTGTGCGCGATGAGATCCATCAGAATCGCGATGCGTTCGGAGGCGAACTGATGAGGTCGTGCCGAAATCGCTTTGATGTCATCATATTTTGTGATGACCCAGAACTTTCCGTCGTCATACCAGTGCACGGGATCATGTGTTCGCAGCTCGCGGAACACCTCGTCGGGGCGATCGAGGTAGAACTGAGCCTGGTCGAATTGCGCGCCTGAGGTCGCCGACAGGGGATTCGTGACTGTCGTCATAGATGAACAATAGAACACAAAGTGTCTATTTGCGATATGGTCGTCGGGTGAGCTCTGCCTTGTCGCACCTTCGGGTGTGTGACCTCAGCGGGCAACTGGCCGGCGCGGGCGCGACGAAGATCCTGGCCGCGTTTGGTGCCGAGGTGATCCGGGTCGAGGATCCCGCGACCCGTGGCCTGTGGGACGCCCTACGGGGAGTGGGTCCCTATGTCGACGACCGTCGTGGGATCGACCTCGGCGCCGGGTTCAACAACCACAATGTCGGGAAGTACGGCGTCACCATCAACCTGCGTCTCGACGAGGGAAAACAGCTGCTGCGTGAACTGGTCGCGATCAGCGACGTCGTCTGTGAGAATTTCGCGGCCGGCGTGATGGCGCACCGCGGCTTCGGCTACGACGATCTTCGCGAGATCAAGCCCGACATCATCTATGTGTCCAACTGCGGATTCGGCCATACCGGCCCGTACCGCGACTTCAAGACGTGGGGTCCGATCGTGCAGGCGATGAGCGGTCTCACGTTCACCTCGGGGCTGCCCGATGCCGAACCCGCCGGTTGGGGCTTCTCCTACATGGATCACGGGTCGGCCTTCTACATGACGGTGGCCATCATGGCGGCGCTGCACCACCGTGACCGCACGGGTGAAGGTCAGTACGTCGATCTGGCCACGGTGCCCGCGGGCATCGCGATGCTGCCAACCGAGGTGCTCGACTGGACGGTGAACCGGCGACGCACCTCGGCACGAGGAAACCGGGCCGACTTCGACGAGTTCGCACCCCACGGCATCTACCCGTGCGCGGGTGAGGACCGATGGATCGCCATCGCGTGCCGTGACGACAGGGAGGCGGCGTTGCTGGCCAAGGTGCTGGACGAACCCGCGATCGCCTCGGAGCGCTTCGCGACACTGGCCACTCGACTCGCCGCCGCCGACGAACTCGACGAACTGGTTGCCACGGCCACCTCCCGCCGCGATGCCATCGCACTGGCCGATGATCTCGTCGATGCCGGCGTGCCCGCCAGCGTCGTCAAGAGCCCGCGGGAACGCATCGACGAAGACCCGGACCTGGCCAGGATGGGACTCTTCCCGACCGTCACACACCCCGACATCGGTGCCGTGCGCGTCGAGGGTGTTCCGCTCACCTTCTCAGCGACCCCGTGGAATGTAGACAGGCCGGGACCCAAACTGGGCCAACATAATCGCGAAATCCTGGGCGCACTCCTCGGCCACGATGACTCGACGCTTGATGCCTGGGCCGAGCGAGGTGTGATCTGAGCGCGCTAGCCGATCTCCGCGTCGTGGAGATAAGCGACCAGTTCACGCCCGTGGGCGGGCGTGTGCTCGCCGAACTCGGAGCCGAAGTCATCGTCGTCGAACCGCCACAGGGTTCCCCGCATCGTCTGCGTCCGCCGTTCGTCGATGACGAGTCCGGCGTTGACCGCAGTCTGCGTTGGTGGGGTCAGAACGCCGGAAAGCGCAGCGTGACCCTCGACGTTCAATCGGAGTCGGGCGCTGACACGCTGCGCCGACTCATCGGAAGTGCCGACATCGTGCTAGCCGGCGGCGATCGAGCGCCCGGCGGCATCACTTATCGTGAGGCGGCCGGGGACCATCCCGGTCTGATCTGGGTTTCGGTGACGCCGTTCGGATTGGGCAGCGTCAGGGCCGACCACCCCGCCACCGACCTCACGGTGCTCGCTGGAGGTGGGCCGGTGTGGAATTGCGGTTACGACGATCACTCCATACCGCCGATGCGCGGCTCCGGCGACCAGGCTTCCAACATCGGCGGCATGTACGCCGCGATCGGCGCGTTGATCGCGCTGTCGCATCGCGATCACACCGGTGTCGGCCAACTCGTCGACGTCAACGTGACGGCGGCCTGCAACGTTACCTGCGAGCAGACCACCTATCACTGGCTCGTGAACCAGGCGGTGTGTGTCAGGCAGACCGGACGCCATGCCTACCCGACGCCCAGCTCCGAAGTCCAAGTGCGTTGTGCCGACGGCCATTACGCGACTACCGGGGTGCTGCCCCGTAAACCGGAGGAATTCACTCGGATGATCGCCTGGCTCAACGAGTTAGGGCTGACCGAGGAGCTGCCGGAGACTGTGTTCCTCGAGATGGCCGCCGCCCGGACCACCCCGGTCGATCTGGCCTCAATCGGCGAGGACGACGAAACGACGGCAATCATGAGCGCCGCCCGTGACGCCATCACATTGATCGCGTCACGTATGCCTGCCAAGGAGTTCTTCATTGCCAGCCAGCAACGGGGTTTCCCGGCGGGCGCCATTCTGCCTCCTGATGAGGCCTTCGATGACGAGCACATGGTGGCGCGCGGCATGCATGTACCTGTCGAGCACTCCGAGCTCGACCGGACGGTCGTGTATCCCGGTGTGCCCTACGCCTTTTCAGCCAGTCCTACAGTAGAGCCGAGCCGTGCGCCGATGCTGGGCGAGCACAACGCGCTTCTCGACGAGCTGGCGCTTTGAGCGCAGAACACCGCCTCACCCATGTCGGGCTCTGCGTCACGGATATCGAGCGCTCGACCGAGTTCTACTGTTCAGCGCTCGGATTCACCAAGATCGGTGAGATGCACGTCGATGATGAAGTATCCGCACGGCTGCTCGACGTCGAAGACCTGGTGCTCGATCTGGTCTACCTCGAGCGCGACGGATTCCGCCTGGAACTGCTGGCCTATCCCACATCCGGCACAACGGGCGACGGCGCGCCACGCCAGATGAACGCTCTCGGCTTCA
The sequence above is drawn from the Mycobacterium gallinarum genome and encodes:
- a CDS encoding CoA transferase, whose amino-acid sequence is MRVLQLGDGIAGSSAAALLASLGADVARRPLSAAHRVGPRIDTSSGPQTAVDLVLDRQKRLLRSDEKPDLGDYDIVINDGASEQPTPVEGVVVNLTPFGMDGRHRNRPGGEIVAQASGGLLATIEDADGNPVPAPGYVASKSVGAVAALAALHGLDRHNRSGGAVVVDVSAQEAVIFTAALPECAHTMYRCPGRAGSGRYLAPSGVFECQDGLVRITAVENHQWQQLRKTIGDPEWAAGLDERSARIEHADLINARVTEWTRNQNKSDCAALLQANGVPSTPVNHPGELLNSPQLAHRSSLQNARIDDRDVTVLGPPWTVTPGRPGTGRGTGIAGLRIAELTHVLAGPIVGALLGGMGATVVRLEDPDRLDIYRRSGPFADGVAGPERGAYYAVANHSKQSVLLDPEHIGADVAAILADSDVLIENVGSSRLKRLGVDPAELADTGRLTLRVSGFGSDGPLAGYRVYANNVQGYGGLAALSTTADGSPARLGTVLADPLSSVVGALVIAAWALDRNRSGGAVIDLSMAEVVASTIAEYVAAASTEQTPSAVDVHRFVHRSTDDHWVAVELAGTQCEADSTEFVRALIATNRADDAALKLQGAGISAAVVRSGGELVNDGHLNERGFFPEIAHPDPDLRTARLVGLPWRFAGEGPLPLSPPPALGSSNALYERNTDADVTA
- a CDS encoding thiolase family protein — encoded protein: MTGVHLAGVGVTEFGKHRDVPLIELGVTAARQALQDSGLDYTDIGEVFTASSLAGPQTGIKVALELGRTGIPVTATESASASGLVALRHAISAVTSGRSEAALAIGYEKTTALEPGGVVPAAVGFWDRFPAQTHYAIEAARWLYDARCGPEVIAAVAAKSYNQARLNPLAVRRDSGPVTVDDVLAARMVAEPLTKMMCHASVDGAAAIVVTREPRPRSVSVLAVEQTSWPTDPSWPLLGPVVGPPSQLTLTAERAYTTAGIKPTDIGVISLHDMCASEEITALIAMGLADSAGVAALAQTGGLAHDGTLPTNTDGGCIARGHAFGATGLAQAAEVVTQLRGEAGARQVAQPKVGMAQAVGGGGSCVVALMRA
- a CDS encoding CaiB/BaiF CoA transferase family protein, with product MSGPMSGVRVLEVAQWTFVPAAGAVLADWGADVVKIEHPQTGDSQRGLRQLGHITIEGERNPVMEHANRGKRSVALDMATPDGHELLMDIAKTSDVFLTNFLPDARKKLRIDVDDLRAANPDIVYARGSAYGPLGPDAGTGGYDMTGFWSRAAGAAGSTPCDIDGVVPQPGPAYGDSIGGMTIAGGIAAALFERERTGHARVVDISLLGVGVWASGVAINAALVSGQPWQTNPAGANVTPNNPLVGFYRTADGRFLGLSMLQGFRYFAEFCRRVGVPELAEDERFATHQLLAANGADAIEVLRATIGAQPLAHWRVALEGFDGQWAPVQTTAEVAADPQVRANGNIVTVDDQGASFDLVASPVLFDETPLALAPMPEFAADTEQLILDLGGDWDRILALKESGAIA
- a CDS encoding cytochrome P450 produces the protein MTTVTNPLSATSGAQFDQAQFYLDRPDEVFRELRTHDPVHWYDDGKFWVITKYDDIKAISARPHQFASERIAILMDLIAHKQGVEPQGYRNRGIMFLDPPVHRAHRRTFQGRFTPAAVARAEERVKQVVNEVFDALPDGEFDWIAHVAEPIPVYVFAYLLGVPEADWPKVAGWSTAISRSGSGAATQADFDVIMTEIGPYLLDIAKEKAQNPVDDDLMTMLATLGEIDGVPFDDLQIMVYALTLLAAGSETTQSLIAGIAECLASHPDQARALFDDPSLVDNAIEEVLRYWTPVRSMARQATHDVELRGKVIREGDGVLLAYGSANRDTEHFGETADQFDIRRKDAPSHLGFGVGEHFCMGAALARREARLTLDEIVKRASGIEVTGERVPRPSALNNNFDLLPVTLNRR
- a CDS encoding CaiB/BaiF CoA transferase family protein, with the translated sequence MSSALSHLRVCDLSGQLAGAGATKILAAFGAEVIRVEDPATRGLWDALRGVGPYVDDRRGIDLGAGFNNHNVGKYGVTINLRLDEGKQLLRELVAISDVVCENFAAGVMAHRGFGYDDLREIKPDIIYVSNCGFGHTGPYRDFKTWGPIVQAMSGLTFTSGLPDAEPAGWGFSYMDHGSAFYMTVAIMAALHHRDRTGEGQYVDLATVPAGIAMLPTEVLDWTVNRRRTSARGNRADFDEFAPHGIYPCAGEDRWIAIACRDDREAALLAKVLDEPAIASERFATLATRLAAADELDELVATATSRRDAIALADDLVDAGVPASVVKSPRERIDEDPDLARMGLFPTVTHPDIGAVRVEGVPLTFSATPWNVDRPGPKLGQHNREILGALLGHDDSTLDAWAERGVI